The proteins below come from a single Drosophila miranda strain MSH22 chromosome Y unlocalized genomic scaffold, D.miranda_PacBio2.1 Contig_Y1_pilon, whole genome shotgun sequence genomic window:
- the LOC117191855 gene encoding uncharacterized protein LOC117191855: MARRGILGLRRRPAQGNHGPRPANHKQDTTPRPRKQNRATPRSMDHQQENPNGPIPDTSWDDGWHARLQEWDAQEEAAAPERGENPDWQPLDHAPMKWLSPVPTDHNAPNPEPKEDSDLSLGLEEAEAGGLLTAFEEMPELNALQEEQEWPIAPVAWRVSTPDRRNPQSLLEGASAQANAARHGRSRIRSLEHHHGQRFRVCISGNLVRISPRPTPK, encoded by the coding sequence ATGGCACGGAGGGGCATCCTAGGGTTGCGTCGCCGCCCAGCTCAAGGCAACCACGGTCCACGACCAGCCAACCACAAGCAAGACACCACTCCCCGACCCCGCAAGCAGAACCGGGCAACACCACGCAGCATGGACCATCAACAGGAGAACCCAAACGGCCCGATCCCGGACACCAGCTGGGACGACGGGTGGCACGCCAGACTGCAGGAGTGGGACGcgcaggaggaggcggcaGCCCCGGAAAGAGGGGAGAATCCCGATTGGCAGCCGCTGGATCATGCACCAATGAAGTGGCTATCGCCAGTTCCCACCGACCACAACGCCCCGAACCCGGAACCGAAGGAGGACAGCGACCTGTCATTGGGCTtggaagaggcagaggcgggCGGACTGCTCACAGCGTTCGAGGAGATGCCCGAGCTAAACGCgctgcaggaggagcaggaatGGCCAATCGCCCCAGTCGCCTGGCGGGTAAGCACGCCTGACCGCCGCAACCCGCAAAGCCTGCTGGAAGGCGCCAGCGCTCAGGCAAACGCGGCGCGTCACGGGCGCAGCCGGATCCGCAGCCTAGAACACCACCACGGCCAACGCTTCCGCGTATGCATCAGCGGAAATTTGGTGCGCATTTCACCGCGCCCCACCCCGAAGTAG
- the LOC117191856 gene encoding uncharacterized protein LOC117191856, with the protein MKESEAAEKPPIGLTPTQPRKRADGEAGNTPTQPYTHAAEAGSRRRRSSEAAENLRKRKAEAWHGPARAKLESDLRGLSQTGCAAEAKIDVKSEPGPRRVKN; encoded by the exons ATGAAagagagcgaagcggcagagaagccgcCGATCGgtcttacgcccacgcagccgag gaaaAGAGCCGACGGCGAAGCAGGCAATACACCCACGCAGCCATACAcccacgcagccgaggccGGCAGCCGAAGGCGGCGCagcagcgaagcggcagagaatcTGCGAAAAAGAAAAGCCGAGGCCTGGCACGGTCCAGCGCGAGCCAAGCTCGAGAGTGATCTCCGAGGGCTGAGCCAGACCGGTTGTGCGGCGGAAGCCAAAATAGATGTGAAAAGTGAGCCGGGACCGCGCCGTGTGAAAAACTAG